In one Streptomyces venezuelae genomic region, the following are encoded:
- a CDS encoding phosphotransferase family protein — protein sequence MPSPPPRTPHEAPKTGLRETWIRRLAELHREHPKRQVVAGHHNINHVVPLGWSLAVLLGTMPFRARVKCRMPRETVEVVPRIWPSEPELLAVVSRHLKEVPRCLRDFGDWSLHSYRAGQALSDLVPEGSIGEPLMRSFAEFFARAAAVPEDELPPRPRGWPESGRSEEFLQWLVDFTEHRVHAPNRRRFDSLFSAVGVRPDALAAFRDDPERPRLTPRPFCLLHTDVHRANVVVDRKQLAVIDWELAMYGDPLHDLAVHVVRMDYEKDEQTRVKELWAEAMERAGHADMTAGMTVDLPVYLDFEYAQSVFPDIMRAALDLTALPGAPDLADYAGAAARVCRAVRRAAEPLKLVSVPDEGVAEKALREWYEGPFGGA from the coding sequence ATGCCGTCCCCTCCGCCTCGCACCCCCCACGAGGCGCCGAAGACCGGGCTCCGCGAGACGTGGATCCGACGCCTCGCCGAACTGCACCGGGAGCACCCGAAGCGCCAGGTCGTGGCCGGTCACCACAACATCAACCACGTCGTGCCGCTCGGCTGGTCCCTCGCCGTGCTGCTGGGCACGATGCCGTTCCGTGCGCGGGTCAAGTGCCGGATGCCGCGCGAGACGGTGGAAGTGGTGCCCCGCATCTGGCCGAGCGAGCCCGAACTGCTCGCGGTGGTCAGCCGCCATCTGAAGGAAGTCCCGCGCTGCCTGCGGGACTTCGGCGACTGGTCGCTGCACTCCTACCGGGCCGGCCAGGCACTCTCCGACCTCGTGCCGGAAGGCTCCATCGGGGAGCCGTTGATGCGCTCCTTCGCGGAGTTCTTCGCACGTGCCGCGGCCGTACCCGAGGACGAACTCCCGCCCCGCCCACGCGGATGGCCCGAGTCGGGCCGGTCCGAGGAGTTCCTCCAGTGGCTCGTCGACTTCACCGAGCACCGGGTGCACGCCCCGAACCGCCGGCGCTTCGACTCCCTCTTCTCGGCGGTCGGGGTACGCCCCGACGCCCTGGCCGCCTTCCGTGACGACCCGGAGCGCCCGCGGCTGACACCGCGCCCCTTCTGCCTCCTCCACACCGACGTGCACCGCGCGAACGTCGTGGTCGACCGCAAGCAACTGGCGGTGATCGACTGGGAGCTGGCCATGTACGGCGACCCCCTGCACGACCTCGCCGTCCACGTCGTCCGCATGGACTACGAGAAGGACGAACAGACCCGGGTCAAGGAACTGTGGGCCGAGGCGATGGAACGAGCGGGCCACGCCGACATGACGGCCGGGATGACCGTCGACCTCCCCGTCTACCTGGACTTCGAGTACGCCCAGTCGGTCTTCCCCGACATCATGCGAGCCGCCCTCGACCTGACGGCCCTGCCCGGCGCCCCGGACCTGGCCGACTACGCGGGCGCGGCGGCACGTGTGTGCCGGGCGGTGCGCCGGGCGGCGGAACCACTGAAGCTGGTCTCGGTGCCGGATGAGGGAGTTGCCGAGAAGGCTCTTCGGGAGTGGTACGAGGGGCCGTTCGGCGGGGCATGA
- a CDS encoding sigma-70 family RNA polymerase sigma factor, whose amino-acid sequence MRTATYPVVPAFPAFPATGALRRGWERLLCGLLTRGGQPSQGIRQPAPVPTAPLSTRGESPGIDDLYHYRRLDLVRLALFLVDDLPTAEDVVQDAFAALFRRHGARLEGVDDPEAYLRTSVVNRSRSVLRRRRTVRAHTPEREGHAPPVDEHVLLREEHREVLDALKRLTRRQREVLVLRYWSHLTEAQIAATLGLSRGAVKSTASRALDALSRQLGGSR is encoded by the coding sequence ATGAGGACAGCGACGTACCCGGTCGTCCCCGCCTTCCCCGCCTTCCCCGCCACCGGCGCGCTGCGCCGTGGGTGGGAGCGTCTGCTGTGCGGGCTCCTGACTCGCGGGGGCCAACCGTCACAAGGGATCCGGCAGCCGGCCCCCGTGCCGACCGCGCCCCTCTCCACGCGGGGCGAGAGCCCCGGGATCGACGACCTCTACCACTACCGCCGCCTGGACCTCGTCCGTCTCGCGCTGTTCCTCGTCGACGACCTCCCGACCGCCGAGGATGTCGTGCAGGACGCGTTCGCGGCGCTCTTCCGCAGACACGGCGCCCGCCTGGAAGGAGTGGACGACCCGGAGGCGTACCTGCGGACGAGCGTGGTGAACCGCTCCCGTTCCGTGTTGCGCCGCCGCAGAACGGTCCGCGCGCACACACCCGAGCGAGAGGGCCACGCCCCGCCTGTCGACGAGCACGTCCTGCTGCGCGAGGAACACCGCGAGGTGCTCGACGCGCTCAAGCGGCTCACCCGGCGCCAGCGCGAGGTGCTCGTGCTGCGCTACTGGTCCCACCTCACCGAGGCCCAGATCGCCGCCACCCTCGGTCTCTCGCGCGGCGCGGTCAAGTCCACCGCCAGCCGGGCGCTGGACGCACTGAGCAGACAGCTGGGAGGTTCCCGATGA
- a CDS encoding HelD family protein encodes MTTPPTDALAQERRHHDACRAALARMVEGAEERVVGGADVSASGADAEVLGYEFRSHAKAMRELPRAPLFFGRLDFAGEEDAGAGDHRGQRYYVGRLRVSEHPSAPPLVVDWRAPVSRAFYQAGARNPQGVAVRRRFGWAPGSKGDSADLTGMEDEPLGEGKRDGGGERSRDCLAGTGSRILAGEIERPRVGPMRDIAATIQPEQDDLVRGELAASVCVQGAPGTGKTAVGLHRAAYLLYTHPHRVQRSGLLILGPNRTFLRYIAEVLPSLGETGVRQSTVADEIGGRHPVRAHDDEAAAVVKHDARMAEVLRRALYARVAAPHADGEVAVADGAYRWRVPVGELERIVATVRSEEPPYAVGRERVRSRVVRAVQERAERRAGPQNNAWVQKVGRAGAVKGFLDAVWPRVRADEVLTEVLGDAEALAAAADGILTDAEQRAILWARPPRSHKSAKWSAADLVLLDEVEGLLERPAGYGHIVVDEAQDLSPMECRVIARRSDFGSLTVLGDLAQATTPWAARSWAEVLTHLGKPDAVVTPLTTGFRVPRAVVGLANELLGRLDVDVPPARSLRGDGELRVREVADVAAAVVRAVREALGREGSIGVIAADHAVERLRTALDAAGIGSAGPDELGARVTVLPASVAKGLEYDHVVAAEPADIAEAEARGLHRLYVVLTRAVSRLDVLHSRPLPWSAGEACGACGA; translated from the coding sequence ATGACGACACCACCCACCGACGCCCTCGCCCAGGAACGCCGCCACCACGACGCCTGTCGCGCCGCCCTGGCCCGCATGGTCGAGGGTGCCGAGGAGCGGGTCGTCGGAGGGGCGGACGTGTCCGCGTCCGGTGCCGACGCCGAAGTGCTCGGGTACGAGTTCCGCAGCCACGCCAAAGCCATGCGCGAGCTCCCGCGGGCCCCGCTGTTCTTCGGGCGGCTCGACTTCGCCGGCGAGGAGGACGCCGGGGCCGGCGACCACCGCGGGCAGCGCTACTACGTCGGGCGGCTGCGCGTCAGCGAGCACCCCTCCGCCCCGCCCCTCGTCGTCGACTGGCGCGCCCCCGTCTCCCGCGCCTTCTACCAGGCAGGCGCCCGGAACCCGCAGGGCGTCGCCGTCCGGCGGCGGTTCGGCTGGGCGCCCGGCAGCAAAGGGGACTCCGCCGACCTCACCGGGATGGAGGACGAGCCCCTGGGGGAGGGGAAGAGGGACGGGGGCGGGGAGCGGAGCAGGGACTGCCTGGCCGGGACGGGCAGCCGCATTCTCGCCGGGGAGATCGAGCGGCCCCGCGTCGGCCCCATGCGCGACATCGCCGCCACCATCCAGCCCGAACAGGACGACCTCGTACGGGGCGAACTCGCCGCATCCGTCTGCGTGCAGGGCGCGCCCGGCACCGGCAAGACCGCCGTCGGGCTGCACCGCGCCGCCTACCTCCTCTACACGCACCCCCACCGCGTCCAGCGCTCCGGACTGCTCATCCTCGGCCCCAACCGCACCTTCCTCCGCTACATCGCCGAGGTGCTCCCCTCCCTCGGGGAGACCGGCGTACGGCAGTCCACGGTGGCTGACGAGATCGGCGGACGGCATCCGGTCCGCGCCCACGACGACGAGGCCGCCGCCGTCGTCAAACACGACGCCCGGATGGCGGAGGTGCTGCGCCGTGCGCTGTACGCGCGGGTCGCCGCCCCGCACGCGGACGGCGAGGTCGCCGTGGCCGACGGGGCGTACCGGTGGCGGGTTCCGGTCGGCGAGTTGGAGCGGATCGTGGCGACGGTGAGGAGTGAGGAGCCGCCGTACGCCGTCGGGCGCGAGCGGGTGCGCAGCCGCGTCGTGCGGGCCGTTCAGGAGCGGGCCGAGCGGCGGGCGGGGCCGCAGAACAACGCGTGGGTGCAGAAGGTGGGGCGGGCCGGGGCCGTCAAAGGGTTCCTCGACGCGGTCTGGCCACGCGTGCGGGCGGACGAGGTGCTCACGGAGGTGCTGGGGGACGCGGAGGCGCTCGCCGCGGCGGCCGACGGAATCCTCACGGACGCGGAACAGCGGGCGATCCTGTGGGCCAGGCCGCCCCGCTCCCACAAGTCCGCGAAGTGGAGCGCCGCCGACCTGGTGCTGCTCGACGAGGTCGAGGGGCTCCTCGAACGGCCCGCCGGGTACGGGCACATCGTCGTCGACGAGGCGCAGGACCTCTCCCCCATGGAGTGCCGGGTCATCGCGCGCCGCTCGGACTTCGGCTCGCTGACGGTGCTCGGCGACCTCGCCCAGGCCACCACGCCGTGGGCGGCGCGGAGTTGGGCGGAAGTGCTGACGCACCTGGGCAAGCCGGATGCCGTGGTGACGCCGCTGACCACCGGGTTCCGGGTGCCGCGTGCCGTCGTCGGGCTCGCCAACGAACTGCTCGGACGGCTCGACGTGGACGTACCGCCCGCCCGTTCGCTGCGCGGGGACGGCGAGCTGCGGGTGCGGGAGGTCGCGGACGTGGCGGCAGCAGTGGTGCGGGCGGTGCGCGAGGCGCTCGGTCGGGAGGGGTCGATCGGGGTCATCGCCGCCGACCACGCCGTCGAGCGGCTGCGTACGGCACTGGACGCGGCCGGCATCGGCAGCGCGGGCCCCGACGAGCTGGGCGCGCGCGTCACCGTGCTCCCGGCGTCCGTCGCCAAGGGCCTGGAGTACGACCACGTCGTCGCCGCCGAACCCGCGGACATCGCGGAGGCCGAGGCGCGCGGGCTCCACCGTCTGTACGTGGTGCTGACCCGCGCCGTGTCACGTCTCGACGTACTGCACAGCAGACCGCTGCCGTGGTCCGCCGGAGAGGCCTGCGGTGCCTGCGGTGCCTGA
- a CDS encoding HAD family hydrolase, which translates to MTSDSTQSDATPTESAADETERLRDVVAPIRFVLFDFDGPICRLFAGRPAADVARDLVQWLKERGLRGLLTAEEKQQPDPYVVLRAVHRRHPRSDLVVELERWLTRQELNAVTTAMPTAYVDPLIRTWSAVGARLAVTTNNAPCAVGRYLERRGILECFAPHIYGRTQDLSRLKPDPDCVERALRALGADPRATLMIGDAPSDYAAARQAGVRFLGYARNDRKARLLREAGAGHLVDSLERLSRVVYAIGDMKAP; encoded by the coding sequence ATGACATCTGATTCGACGCAGTCCGACGCGACGCCGACCGAATCGGCGGCGGATGAGACCGAACGTCTTCGGGACGTGGTCGCTCCCATCCGCTTCGTGCTCTTCGACTTCGACGGACCCATCTGCCGCCTCTTCGCCGGACGCCCGGCGGCGGACGTGGCGCGGGACCTGGTCCAGTGGTTGAAGGAGCGAGGGCTGCGCGGCCTGCTCACCGCCGAGGAGAAGCAGCAGCCCGACCCCTACGTCGTACTGCGCGCCGTCCACCGCCGTCACCCCCGCAGTGACCTGGTCGTCGAGCTGGAGCGGTGGCTCACCCGTCAGGAGCTGAACGCCGTGACGACGGCCATGCCGACCGCGTACGTCGACCCGCTGATCCGCACCTGGTCGGCGGTCGGCGCCCGGCTCGCGGTGACGACGAACAACGCGCCCTGCGCGGTGGGCAGGTACCTGGAGCGGCGCGGCATCCTGGAATGCTTCGCGCCCCACATATACGGCCGCACCCAGGACCTCAGCCGGCTCAAGCCCGACCCGGACTGCGTGGAGAGGGCCCTGCGCGCCTTGGGGGCGGATCCGCGGGCGACCTTGATGATCGGTGACGCGCCGTCCGACTACGCGGCGGCACGGCAGGCAGGCGTGCGCTTCCTCGGGTACGCGCGCAACGACCGCAAGGCGCGCCTGCTGCGCGAGGCGGGCGCGGGACACCTGGTCGACTCTCTCGAACGTCTCTCCAGGGTTGTATACGCCATCGGGGACATGAAGGCGCCGTAA
- a CDS encoding winged helix-turn-helix domain-containing protein, whose amino-acid sequence MVVTQENVAVNGRSRRRLTPQDIADTLRDRIRAGELKAGERLPTQAELAGEFGVERGAVRQAMKKLQAEGLLSNVSKGSPPRVAQSAPPPVGKEPQPSMVALAPRLAAAFAEPHVRIDVVSYTAETLMIALGEPVRLIHEGRLRPQSITARILLPSSDIELAFPVPMEGGDEGRERLHQRWHAQRNAQGQVLRHNLRALRASHGIDVDVTFRALPFTTPVKLYLLNGREALLAYYTLAPTSVELEAPDGANEVMDIWDAGGIKAPVFSFEKAADTSRDTVFVQESQNWFDALWETITSDLTLS is encoded by the coding sequence CTGGTCGTGACCCAGGAGAACGTGGCAGTGAACGGCAGAAGCAGAAGAAGACTCACCCCACAGGACATCGCCGACACCCTCCGCGACCGCATCCGGGCGGGCGAACTCAAGGCGGGCGAACGCCTGCCGACCCAGGCGGAACTCGCCGGGGAGTTCGGCGTCGAACGAGGCGCCGTACGCCAGGCGATGAAGAAGCTCCAGGCCGAGGGCCTGCTGTCCAACGTGAGCAAGGGCAGCCCGCCCCGGGTGGCCCAGTCGGCGCCGCCCCCCGTGGGCAAGGAACCCCAGCCGTCCATGGTCGCCCTGGCCCCGAGGCTCGCGGCGGCCTTCGCCGAGCCGCACGTGCGGATCGACGTCGTCTCGTACACCGCGGAGACGCTGATGATCGCGCTCGGAGAGCCGGTGCGACTCATCCACGAGGGTCGCCTGCGCCCCCAGTCGATCACCGCGCGGATCCTCCTGCCGAGCAGCGACATCGAGCTGGCGTTCCCCGTGCCGATGGAGGGCGGCGACGAGGGCCGGGAACGCCTCCACCAGCGCTGGCACGCCCAGCGCAACGCCCAGGGCCAGGTCCTCCGCCACAACCTGCGCGCCCTGCGCGCCTCCCACGGAATCGACGTCGACGTCACGTTCCGCGCGCTGCCGTTCACGACGCCGGTGAAGCTCTATCTGCTGAACGGGCGGGAGGCGTTGTTGGCGTATTACACGTTGGCGCCCACGTCCGTGGAACTGGAGGCGCCCGACGGGGCGAACGAGGTGATGGACATCTGGGACGCGGGAGGCATCAAGGCCCCGGTCTTCTCCTTCGAGAAAGCCGCGGACACCTCTCGCGACACGGTCTTCGTCCAGGAGTCGCAGAACTGGTTCGACGCCCTCTGGGAAACGATCACTTCCGACCTGACACTCTCTTAA
- a CDS encoding helix-turn-helix domain-containing protein: protein MRAGSVAVVVADEIGVPSWDLYELSIPFTVFGKPQPDLSDHWYDLRLCATREPGQAAMGEFGISLRTPYGLEGLAGADTVVVTSVPDACIDEGAPLPAGLADALRAAHAEGARMVSLCTGAFALAEAGLLDGRRATAHWMHTAQLAARYPDVTVDDSVLYVDDGDVLTSAGLTAGLDLCLHLVRRDLGAHVANQLARRMVVPAHRPGGQAQFIDLSVPETDDTGLGPVLEWARAHLDRPLTVDDLARRAATSPRTFYRRLHAATGTTPLRWLLNQRLARAQTLLETTDLPVERVGELSGLGTANNLRHHFLKHVGVSPADYRRSFFSRPAA, encoded by the coding sequence ATGAGAGCAGGTTCCGTCGCGGTCGTCGTGGCCGACGAGATCGGGGTCCCGTCCTGGGATCTGTACGAACTGAGCATCCCCTTCACGGTGTTCGGCAAGCCGCAGCCCGACCTGTCCGACCACTGGTACGACCTGCGGCTGTGCGCCACGAGGGAGCCGGGGCAGGCGGCGATGGGCGAGTTCGGGATCTCGCTCCGCACGCCCTACGGCCTCGAAGGCCTGGCCGGCGCCGACACCGTCGTCGTCACCTCCGTGCCGGACGCCTGCATCGACGAGGGCGCGCCGCTGCCGGCGGGTCTCGCCGACGCGCTGCGGGCCGCGCACGCCGAGGGCGCCCGCATGGTCTCCCTCTGCACCGGTGCCTTCGCGCTCGCCGAGGCGGGCCTCCTCGACGGCCGCAGGGCGACCGCCCACTGGATGCACACGGCTCAACTGGCCGCCCGCTACCCCGACGTCACCGTCGACGACTCCGTCCTCTACGTGGACGACGGTGACGTCCTGACCAGCGCGGGATTGACCGCGGGCCTCGACCTCTGTCTGCACCTGGTCCGCCGCGACCTCGGCGCGCACGTCGCCAACCAGCTGGCGCGCCGGATGGTCGTGCCCGCCCACCGTCCGGGCGGGCAGGCCCAGTTCATCGACCTGTCCGTGCCCGAGACGGACGACACGGGCCTCGGGCCCGTACTGGAGTGGGCCCGCGCGCACCTGGACCGGCCGCTGACCGTCGACGACCTGGCACGCCGGGCGGCGACGAGCCCGCGCACCTTCTACCGGCGCCTGCACGCGGCCACCGGTACGACCCCGCTGCGGTGGCTGCTCAACCAGCGGCTCGCGCGGGCGCAGACTCTGCTGGAGACGACGGACCTGCCGGTGGAGCGGGTGGGCGAGCTGAGCGGCCTGGGCACGGCGAACAACCTGCGGCACCACTTCCTCAAGCACGTCGGGGTGTCGCCCGCCGACTACCGGCGCTCGTTCTTCAGCCGCCCAGCTGCTTGA
- a CDS encoding NAD(P)-dependent oxidoreductase, whose protein sequence is MNATSDSNENATPVTVPVSVPVTVIGLGLMGSALAAALLDAGHPTTVWNRSPEKAKPLADRGAQVAATPEDAVAASDLVLACVLDYDALHAVLDPLAATGGLAGKSLVNLTSGAPEQAEEMARWAASHGAGYLDGGIMTTPPGVGSPEMMFLYSGSESVFEAHRATLATLGDPLHLGTEPGLASLYDSALLGLMWAAFTGWLHGTALVTSQGTSAAAFTRVALRWLNGAVSGFVTTYAPQVDAGRYPGDDATVDVQIAAIGHLIHAAEARGIDNALPELLKSTMERAAAAGHGGDSYASVVEVLRGDSR, encoded by the coding sequence ATGAACGCCACCAGCGACTCCAATGAGAACGCCACCCCCGTCACGGTCCCCGTCTCCGTCCCCGTCACCGTCATCGGCCTCGGTCTCATGGGCTCCGCCCTCGCCGCCGCCCTCCTGGACGCCGGTCACCCCACCACCGTATGGAACCGCTCCCCGGAGAAGGCGAAGCCCCTGGCCGACCGGGGCGCGCAGGTGGCCGCCACCCCGGAGGACGCCGTCGCGGCGAGCGACCTCGTACTCGCCTGCGTACTCGACTACGACGCCCTGCACGCCGTGCTCGACCCCCTCGCCGCGACCGGCGGACTCGCCGGGAAGTCCCTGGTCAACCTCACCTCGGGTGCGCCGGAGCAGGCCGAGGAGATGGCGCGGTGGGCCGCTTCGCACGGCGCCGGGTATCTCGACGGCGGCATCATGACGACCCCGCCGGGCGTCGGCAGCCCCGAGATGATGTTCCTCTACAGCGGCTCGGAGTCGGTCTTCGAGGCGCACCGCGCCACTCTCGCCACGCTCGGCGACCCGCTCCACCTCGGCACGGAGCCGGGCCTCGCCTCGCTCTACGACTCCGCGCTGCTCGGCCTGATGTGGGCCGCGTTCACGGGCTGGCTGCACGGCACCGCGCTGGTCACCTCGCAGGGGACGTCGGCCGCCGCTTTCACGCGGGTGGCGCTGCGCTGGCTGAACGGCGCGGTCTCCGGGTTCGTGACGACGTACGCGCCGCAGGTGGACGCCGGGCGCTATCCGGGCGACGACGCGACCGTCGACGTACAGATCGCGGCGATCGGTCATCTCATCCACGCCGCGGAGGCGCGCGGCATCGACAACGCGCTGCCCGAGCTCCTGAAGTCGACGATGGAGCGCGCGGCCGCGGCGGGCCACGGCGGCGACAGCTACGCGAGCGTGGTCGAGGTGCTGCGCGGCGACAGTCGGTAG
- a CDS encoding TetR/AcrR family transcriptional regulator → MPPATESANASVSASAAEIQQPGLRARKKQRRFEEISETAIALFLEKGFEKVSVAEVAAAAEVSKPTLFRYFDSKEDLVLHRFADHEDEAARTVAARPAGLTALDALHRHFLAGLDRHDPVTGLNDAEGVLAFHRLLYGTPSLVARLHGYQNRSEQALATALRDAHGGTPLAARLAAAQIIAVHRVLAEDNWRRVAAGEPVAEIEPEAVRSANTAFTDLRTGLTRYA, encoded by the coding sequence ATGCCCCCAGCCACCGAGAGCGCGAACGCGAGCGTGAGCGCGAGCGCAGCCGAGATCCAGCAGCCCGGTCTCCGCGCCCGCAAGAAGCAGCGCCGCTTCGAGGAGATCTCCGAGACGGCGATCGCCCTCTTCCTGGAGAAGGGGTTCGAGAAGGTGTCGGTGGCGGAGGTGGCGGCGGCAGCGGAGGTCTCCAAGCCGACCCTGTTCCGCTACTTCGACTCGAAGGAGGACCTGGTCCTCCACCGCTTCGCCGACCACGAGGACGAAGCGGCCCGCACGGTCGCCGCCCGGCCCGCCGGACTCACCGCGCTCGACGCCCTGCACCGCCACTTCCTGGCCGGCCTGGACCGCCACGACCCGGTCACGGGCCTCAACGACGCCGAAGGAGTCCTGGCCTTCCACCGCCTCCTCTACGGCACCCCGTCCCTGGTCGCCCGCCTCCACGGCTACCAGAACCGCTCCGAACAGGCCCTGGCCACGGCCCTCCGCGACGCCCACGGCGGCACCCCCCTGGCCGCCCGCCTGGCCGCGGCCCAGATCATCGCCGTCCACCGCGTCCTGGCGGAGGACAACTGGCGCCGCGTCGCGGCGGGCGAGCCCGTGGCCGAGATCGAACCGGAGGCGGTGAGGTCGGCGAACACGGCATTCACCGACCTACGCACGGGCCTCACGCGCTACGCGTGA
- a CDS encoding peptidoglycan D,D-transpeptidase FtsI family protein: MNRPLRHIAVFCGILTLALLLRANWVQFAQNDDLANDKKNRRVQIEAFSHPRGDIIVGGKSVTGSKETPGSDFKFKRVFKEGPMYAPVTGYFSQAQGATFLEGVHNGVLSGNDDRLFIKRTLDMLTGKKQQGGDVITTIDPKAQKAAYEGLVNLNAKGAVVALDPRSGKVLAMASTPSYDPSSFSGISLAEGKKFKALGDRKDKPLSNRALREIYPPGSTFKILTAAAALEHGVVTDIDKPTGAETPYKLPLSSTRIGNDVPDSNCDKVSVKTGMQWSCNNVFLDLADKLGKDKMRETAEKFGFNDEQFIPVRAVASSYPEKLDKPQTALTGMGQGSLTSTPLQMAMVTAGLANDGKVMKPYLVEELRGPDLSTIEKGEPHELNQAVSEKTARTVQEMMENTVENGTANKARIDGVTVGGKTGTAQHGADVNDERPFAWFVSYAKNSEGESPVAVAVFVDPSNMDIPRSEIAGGKLGAPIAKAVMEAVLER; this comes from the coding sequence ATGAACCGTCCGCTGCGGCACATAGCCGTCTTCTGCGGGATCCTCACTCTCGCCCTGCTCCTGCGGGCGAACTGGGTGCAGTTCGCGCAGAACGACGACCTCGCGAACGACAAGAAGAACCGCCGCGTGCAGATCGAGGCGTTCTCCCACCCCCGGGGCGACATCATCGTCGGCGGCAAGTCCGTCACCGGCTCGAAGGAGACCCCCGGGTCCGACTTCAAGTTCAAGCGGGTCTTCAAGGAGGGCCCGATGTACGCGCCGGTGACGGGCTACTTCTCGCAGGCCCAGGGCGCCACGTTCCTGGAGGGCGTGCACAACGGCGTCCTCAGCGGCAACGACGACCGGCTCTTCATCAAGCGCACCCTCGACATGCTGACCGGCAAGAAGCAGCAGGGCGGCGACGTCATCACGACCATCGACCCCAAGGCGCAGAAAGCGGCCTACGAAGGCCTGGTGAACCTGAACGCCAAGGGTGCGGTGGTCGCCCTGGACCCGCGCAGCGGCAAGGTGCTCGCGATGGCCAGCACCCCGTCGTACGACCCCTCGTCCTTCTCCGGCATCTCGCTCGCCGAGGGCAAGAAGTTCAAGGCGCTCGGCGACCGCAAGGACAAGCCGCTGAGCAACCGCGCGCTGCGCGAGATCTACCCGCCCGGCTCCACCTTCAAGATCCTCACCGCGGCCGCCGCCCTGGAGCACGGCGTCGTGACGGACATCGACAAGCCGACCGGTGCGGAGACCCCGTACAAACTCCCCCTCAGCTCCACCCGCATCGGCAACGACGTGCCGGACTCCAACTGCGACAAGGTCTCCGTGAAGACCGGCATGCAGTGGTCCTGCAACAACGTCTTCCTCGACCTCGCGGACAAGCTCGGCAAGGACAAGATGCGGGAGACGGCGGAGAAGTTCGGGTTCAACGACGAGCAGTTCATTCCCGTACGTGCCGTCGCCAGCAGCTATCCGGAGAAGCTCGACAAGCCGCAGACCGCGCTGACCGGCATGGGGCAGGGCAGCCTGACCAGCACGCCGCTGCAGATGGCGATGGTGACGGCGGGCCTCGCCAACGACGGGAAGGTCATGAAGCCGTACCTGGTCGAGGAGTTGCGCGGGCCCGACCTCTCGACGATCGAGAAGGGCGAGCCGCACGAGCTGAACCAGGCCGTATCCGAGAAGACCGCGAGGACCGTCCAGGAAATGATGGAGAACACCGTCGAGAACGGCACCGCGAACAAGGCGCGGATCGACGGCGTCACGGTCGGCGGCAAGACCGGCACGGCCCAGCACGGCGCCGATGTCAACGACGAGCGTCCCTTCGCGTGGTTCGTCTCGTACGCGAAGAACAGCGAGGGCGAGTCGCCCGTCGCCGTCGCCGTGTTCGTGGACCCCTCCAACATGGACATCCCGCGCTCGGAGATCGCGGGCGGCAAGCTGGGCGCGCCGATCGCGAAGGCGGTCATGGAGGCGGTCCTGGAACGCTGA